In Caloramator sp. E03, the sequence TCAAAGGTATCTGAAAGACGTATAATCTGCGATATTAATGGTATTTCATCTTTATAGAGTCCAAAACTTCCACTCCCATCAAAGTTTTCATGATGATATTTTATGTATTCTGATATTGAAAAGTTAATAGGAAACTTTTTTAAAATATTTTCCCCATCTAAGCAGTGTTTTTTTATGAACACTTCATCACTATGGCACTCATCTATAGAACAAGTAACGCCTATATCATGAAGAGTTGAACTAATATATACATCACTTAGGAAGCTTTTATCCAAAGATATAAGTTTGGCAATGGACATAGAAACATAGCTTGTTCTTTTAGAATGATTAAAAAACCTGTGTTTATCAACTGGGTTTTGGTTGCCTTTTAAGTAAGCTGGCGATTTATCATTTATCATGCTGCAGTGGGAAAGATCTGTTGCAATAGCAAGGGAAGAAATTAGCTCATTTAAATTTATATTTAACATAAAACCTCCATAAATAAAAATAATTATTATCCGATAAATACTATATAAAAAATGCATAATTAAATTATATATGATTTTATAAAATAAATCTATGGAGGTGTTAGTTTGAAAGGGACTGTTGTATCTACGTGGCTTAACACTTGTAGGCAACTTTATGGAGATGAAATAGTTAATGTAGCATTAGAAAAAGAGGGTGAAAAAAGGGATGTAACTTTTTCACCATTAGAGGATGTCGATGATAAAAAGATACATTCTATAATTTCAAATATTGCAAAGGCAAAGGGAATAACCATATCACAAATTTGGAGAAATATTGGCTTTAATAATATTATGACCTTCTCAAAGGTTTATCCTGCTTTTTTTAAGCATGAAAATTTATATACATTTTTGAAATCCATGTATGATGTTCATGTTGTAATAGTAAAACGAATTCCAGGTGCAATGCCGCCTATACTTGATTTGAAACCTATTTCAGATAAAGAAGCTATCTTTACATATAATTCAAAAAGAGGGATGTTTGATTATTTTCTTGGGCTTATAGATGGAGCTTCTAAGTATTATAATGAAAAACTTGAAATAAAAGAAATTGAAAAAGGAAGTGATTTTTTAAAGCTCAAGCTTACCTTTGAAAAGGATATATATTTTATTAAAAAATATAATCTAAACACAGCAATATCCTTTGGGGTTATTAAAAATATAAATATAAAAATATCTGTACTTACCACAATAATTTTATCTATTATAAATTTTGCAGCTTTATTTCTTATTAAATCCTTTAATCCTACGAATTTAGTAATATCAATAGTATCTTCTTTTGTTTCGTCTTTTATAGCTTCAAGCCTTTTAAATAGGCCATTAAAGTACTTAGATAAAGAGCTTAATTCTATAAATAATCATGAATATATGAATAGGGGAGAAATAAAAACTAAAGATATATATGAAGATTTATATAAATTAATTTGTGAATATAAAGATAAGGTTAGAAAGGATTTTGTAGGATTTAAAGGCCTTACAGACGAAATGAATGCTTTTAGCGTTACTTTAAGTAATATTGCTGATAAGATGAATTATACTTCAAATGAAATTTCGGCAGTTGTAGAACAGGTAGCAACGGCAGCAATGACGCAAGCACAGGAAACTGAAAGCTCTGTTGGATTATTAAATGATAATGTTGAAGCTATAAAAACTGCTGTTGAGCTTGAGATAGAAAATAAAGATAAACTTGAAGAAGCTGTCTTAGGAATTGATAATAGCTTTAAAAATGTAAATAGCACAGCCCAAAAATTAAACCAAGTATTAAATAAGTTTGAAGATGTAAAAGATAGTAGCTTAAAACTTCAAAATAAGGCAAAGGATATAACAGATATAGTTCTTTTAGTTTCATCTATTGCTGAACAGACAAACCTTCTTGCACTTAATGCTTCAATAGAGGCTTCAAGGGCAGGAGAAGCAGGGAGAGGATTTGCAGTTGTAGCTGAGGAAGTTAGAAAGCTTGCAGAACAATCAAATAATGCTGTAAATGATATTAACAATAGCCTTATGGAATTTATTAAAGATATTGAAAGCCTTGTATTAGACCTTGGGGAAGAGTTTAATTTATTAAAAGATGAGAATAAAAACCTTAACGATGCAGTTTTAAACAGCAATACTGCAAAGGATAAAATAAAAGATGTAGCAAAGGTTATGATAGATACTTCAAATAAGCTTCAGAGTGCTACAAATGCAATATCAGAGGTTTATGGCAAGATAGAATCTCTGGCTGCAATAGCAGAAGAGAATTCCGCATCCTCACAGGAGGTTAGCGCTAATGTTTCAAATTACACAGAAGAGATTAAAAAGCTTACGATGAGCATAACGGAGTTTAAAAAGCTTACAGAACAGTTTAAAGAAGATTTTGATATTTATAGAATATAAAGGGCTTAAATGCTCTTTTATTTTTTTAGCTTTAGGGCTAAAATAGAAGTTGTAAATACAATAGAATTGAGGTTGATAGAGTAATGATAATAAAGACAAAAAGCCCTGAGGAAACCTTTGAGGTTGGGGTTAAGATAGGAAGGCTTTTAAAAAAAGGGGATATAATATCATTAAATGGTGATTTAGGAGCTGGTAAAACCCATCTTACAAAGGGTATAGCAAAGGGTATTGAAGTTGATGAATATATTACAAGTCCAACCTTTACACTTGTAAATGAGTATACAGGAAGGATTCCTTTATACCACTTTGATGTTTACAGGATTAATGATATAGAAGAATTATATGAAATAGGATTTGATGAATATATATATGGGGATGGAGTGTCAGTTATAGAATGGGGAGATATAATAAAAGAAATACTTCCTGATAATATTATAAATATAAATATAAAAAAGATAGATGATAATACTCGAGAGATACATATAGATGCAAAAGAGCTTGATTTAGGAGGATTAAAATGAGGGTGCTTGCAATAGAATCATCCTGCAGTGCAGCAGGAGTTGCTGTTATAAACGAAGAAAAGGTTGAGTCAGAAATTTTTTTAGATTATAAGCTTCAGCATTCAACAATACTTTTTCCAATGATAGAGAACCTTCTAAAACTTCTTGAGATAACAATAAATGATATAGATGCTGTTGCTGTATCAGGAGGACCTGGTTCCTTTACGGGGCTTAGAATAGGCCTTGCAGCTGCAAAGGGTATTGCACAGGGAAGGAATAAGAAATTCATAGCAGTATCAAGCCTTGATGCTATGGCCTTTGCACAGGTAGGATTTGATGGAATAATATGCCCTATAATGAATGCTTTAAGAGATAATGTTTATACATGCCTTTATAGGTGGAATGAGGGAAGATTTGAAAGGATTTGTGAGTATGAAGCACTACATATAAAAGATTTGATTGAAAGATTAAAAGGAAATAAAGTTATGTTCTGTGGGGATGCTATGCTCCTACATAAAAATACAATAATAGAAGAATTACAGGAGAATGCTTACTTTGCTCCAAAAACATCATTGATGCCAAAGGCATCAGCCTTAGGAGAGCTTGCACTTTTGAGGCTAAAGGAAGGGAATTTAGATAACATATATACTTACAGCCCTATATATATAAGACAATCGCAGGCAGAGAGGGAGTATGAAAGGAGGATGAGGAAAAATCTTGAATGATGTCATTATAAGGAATATGGAGCTTAAAGATATTGATGATATTCTTTTGATTGAAAAACTTAGTTTTAAAACTCCATGGTCAAAGGAGGCCTTTATAAATGAGCTTACGATTAATAAATGTGCAAATTATAGAGTTGTAGTTAAGGATAACAGGGTTATAGCTTATGGAGGAATGTGGATAATGCTTGATGAGGCGCACATTACTAACATAGCAGTTCACCCTGAGTTTAGAAGATGTGGAATTGGTAAGAGACTAATAAATGATATGATAAATTGTTGCAAAGAAAAAAATGTACATGCAATAACCCTTGAAGTTAGGGAGAGCAATTTACCTGCAATAAATTTATATAAAAGCTTTAATTTTATAGAAGTTGCCATAAGAAAAAAATATTATACTGATAACGATGAAGATGCTATTATAATGTGGAAATATGATGTATAAATATAATAATTTAAATTTTAATTATGGCAGGAGATAAAAGTTTTCTGC encodes:
- a CDS encoding heme NO-binding domain-containing protein — its product is MKGTVVSTWLNTCRQLYGDEIVNVALEKEGEKRDVTFSPLEDVDDKKIHSIISNIAKAKGITISQIWRNIGFNNIMTFSKVYPAFFKHENLYTFLKSMYDVHVVIVKRIPGAMPPILDLKPISDKEAIFTYNSKRGMFDYFLGLIDGASKYYNEKLEIKEIEKGSDFLKLKLTFEKDIYFIKKYNLNTAISFGVIKNINIKISVLTTIILSIINFAALFLIKSFNPTNLVISIVSSFVSSFIASSLLNRPLKYLDKELNSINNHEYMNRGEIKTKDIYEDLYKLICEYKDKVRKDFVGFKGLTDEMNAFSVTLSNIADKMNYTSNEISAVVEQVATAAMTQAQETESSVGLLNDNVEAIKTAVELEIENKDKLEEAVLGIDNSFKNVNSTAQKLNQVLNKFEDVKDSSLKLQNKAKDITDIVLLVSSIAEQTNLLALNASIEASRAGEAGRGFAVVAEEVRKLAEQSNNAVNDINNSLMEFIKDIESLVLDLGEEFNLLKDENKNLNDAVLNSNTAKDKIKDVAKVMIDTSNKLQSATNAISEVYGKIESLAAIAEENSASSQEVSANVSNYTEEIKKLTMSITEFKKLTEQFKEDFDIYRI
- the rimI gene encoding ribosomal protein S18-alanine N-acetyltransferase codes for the protein MNDVIIRNMELKDIDDILLIEKLSFKTPWSKEAFINELTINKCANYRVVVKDNRVIAYGGMWIMLDEAHITNIAVHPEFRRCGIGKRLINDMINCCKEKNVHAITLEVRESNLPAINLYKSFNFIEVAIRKKYYTDNDEDAIIMWKYDV
- the tsaB gene encoding tRNA (adenosine(37)-N6)-threonylcarbamoyltransferase complex dimerization subunit type 1 TsaB, with product MRVLAIESSCSAAGVAVINEEKVESEIFLDYKLQHSTILFPMIENLLKLLEITINDIDAVAVSGGPGSFTGLRIGLAAAKGIAQGRNKKFIAVSSLDAMAFAQVGFDGIICPIMNALRDNVYTCLYRWNEGRFERICEYEALHIKDLIERLKGNKVMFCGDAMLLHKNTIIEELQENAYFAPKTSLMPKASALGELALLRLKEGNLDNIYTYSPIYIRQSQAEREYERRMRKNLE
- the tsaE gene encoding tRNA (adenosine(37)-N6)-threonylcarbamoyltransferase complex ATPase subunit type 1 TsaE → MIIKTKSPEETFEVGVKIGRLLKKGDIISLNGDLGAGKTHLTKGIAKGIEVDEYITSPTFTLVNEYTGRIPLYHFDVYRINDIEELYEIGFDEYIYGDGVSVIEWGDIIKEILPDNIININIKKIDDNTREIHIDAKELDLGGLK